A genomic segment from Torulaspora globosa chromosome 3, complete sequence encodes:
- a CDS encoding HMG-box domain-containing protein (ancestral locus Anc_7.169) — protein MTSGQGSNITLPSIKFLLSSLEHDRIAFPPIPPQFDHGTALMTQTGEPVTGTVDQKLVSLPPRPTANNGDRNSKSQSRYIPRPRNAFILFRQHLHQSLFSKHKAALHSLGSFKNNSLVSREIGKRWKALSPEEKKYWQDLASTEKALHRQKYPNYKYIPRKVKGTRAARSRVAGRNCSQQAELVMK, from the coding sequence ATGACTTCAGGGCAAGGTAGCAACATTACGCTTCCATCAATCAAATTTCTACTCTCTTCGCTGGAGCATGATCGGATTGCATTTCCACCGATTCCACCGCAGTTCGATCATGGCACAGCATTGATGACACAAACTGGTGAGCCGGTGACTGGGACGGTGGATCAGAAGTTGGTGTCTCTGCCACCTAGACCTACTGCTAACAACGGGGATCGCAACAGCAAGAGCCAGTCACGGTACATTCCTAGACCGAGGAACGCATTTATTCTGTTTAGACAGCATTTGCACCAGTCGCTGTTCTCGAAGCACAAAGCGGCGCTCCATTCCCTCGgctccttcaagaacaataGCCTGGTCTCTCGCGAGATCGGCAAGCGCTGGAAGGCGCTGTcgccagaagaaaagaagtaCTGGCAGGACTTGGCAAGCACCGAGAAGGCGCTGCATCGACAGAAGTATCCCAATTACAAGTACATACCACGGAAAGTGAAGGGAACTCGAGCGGCTAGGAGCCGTGTAGCCGGACGCAACTGCTCCCAGCAGGCAGAACTCGTAATGAAATAA